The window GAGCGATCGACTTCGGATGGGGTTCGACCGCTGGGTCCGCGCCCGTCGTCGGACTCGAGCACGCGATCGAGTTCCCGTTCGAACTCGGCCTCGCTCAGTTCGCCCGCGACGTAGCGGTCCTGGAGTTGAGATTTCGGATCGCGTGCGCGGTCGGTAGACTCGTACGTACCGGTGCTCGATTCTGTCGACGCCGACCGATCACGAAGCATCGAGAACAGTCCGATAGCACCCAGCACGAGCAGTCCGAGCACGGCGACGGTGACGAGCAGCGAGACGATCGTCGCGACGACGGAGAAGAGGATCCCCACGATCGTCGCGATCACGCTCAGCGCGATAAACGCGAGTACGAGAACGCCGGTCCCTTTCAGAATGAGGCTCCCGAGACGGCCCATACCGACAGTTCGACCCGCAGCTACAAAAGCAGCCCGTCGTGTTACTGAACTGGAAAATGAGCGGATCGACTGCGAGATCAGCGACACCGTATGGCAAACCGACGGCGACGAACGCACACCGCGATCACGAGCCGTTCGACTGCGGCTTCGTCTGTGGCCGCGACCCGGTTCGGCGGGCCAGGCCGATCAGATAGACATC is drawn from Halopiger aswanensis and contains these coding sequences:
- a CDS encoding SHOCT domain-containing protein, which translates into the protein MGRLGSLILKGTGVLVLAFIALSVIATIVGILFSVVATIVSLLVTVAVLGLLVLGAIGLFSMLRDRSASTESSTGTYESTDRARDPKSQLQDRYVAGELSEAEFERELDRVLESDDGRGPSGRTPSEVDRSRTKDFDRTNR